One genomic window of Salvia miltiorrhiza cultivar Shanhuang (shh) chromosome 4, IMPLAD_Smil_shh, whole genome shotgun sequence includes the following:
- the LOC131021017 gene encoding uncharacterized protein LOC131021017 isoform X1 — protein MDASQAHEDVSIEPKYGGLAPKKKPLISKDHGRSFFDSADWALSKQQGLAINQQSTVAIETLQPKLQRTPHQQLPPRRPACTS, from the exons atggATGCCTCTCAAGCTCATGAG GATGTTTCTATTGAGCCAAAATATGGTGGCCTTGCGCCCAAAAAGAAACCTCTGATCTCAAAG GACCATGGTAGATCCTTTTTTGATTCTGCAGATTGGGCCCTGTCCAAG CAGCAAGGTTTAGCTATCAATCAACAATCAACAGTAGCAATAGAAACTTTGCAGCCTAAATTACAG AGAACCCCTCATCAGCAACTTCCTCCCAGAAGGCCTGCTTGTACATCTTGA
- the LOC131021017 gene encoding uncharacterized protein LOC131021017 isoform X2, with the protein MDASQAHEDVSIEPKYGGLAPKKKPLISKDHGRSFFDSADWALSKQGLAINQQSTVAIETLQPKLQRTPHQQLPPRRPACTS; encoded by the exons atggATGCCTCTCAAGCTCATGAG GATGTTTCTATTGAGCCAAAATATGGTGGCCTTGCGCCCAAAAAGAAACCTCTGATCTCAAAG GACCATGGTAGATCCTTTTTTGATTCTGCAGATTGGGCCCTGTCCAAG CAAGGTTTAGCTATCAATCAACAATCAACAGTAGCAATAGAAACTTTGCAGCCTAAATTACAG AGAACCCCTCATCAGCAACTTCCTCCCAGAAGGCCTGCTTGTACATCTTGA
- the LOC131021015 gene encoding uncharacterized protein LOC131021015, whose translation MALTRNLILLVSTTICIFASTSKYGRAYDGDRLGAAEVIADDFVPEAGAEEGEGEDEGHDHPDQVFMEALECFNDRNIYSGCAEEYRLTRHGELHVPRDCADQYCEGPCRKETNLVLECIDEILHHFRFYNKATVGDVRETINAACSYGPKRGDFNVLEHVRVDEDISSKLMCAHSSFHAAVLMMLGWHVLF comes from the exons ATGGCACTCACTAGGAATTTGATTCTCCTCGTTTCTACTACTATTTGCATCTTCGCTTCCACTTCCAAATACG GGAGAGCGTACGACGGGGATCGTCTAGGCGCGGCGGAAGTGATAGCGGACGACTTCGTGCCGGAAGCGGGAGCCGAGGAAGGAGAGGGAGAAGACGAAGGCCATGATCACCCCGATCAAGTCTTCATGGAAGCCCTAGAATGCTTCAACGACAGAAAC ATCTACAGCGGCTGCGCCGAGGAATACAGGCTGACGCGGCACGGGGAGCTGCACGTGCCGCGCGACTGCGCCGACCAATACTGCGAGGGGCCTTGTCGGAAGGAGACCAACCTCGTACTGGAATGCATCGACGAAATCCTGCACCATTTCCGATTCTACAACAAGGCTACTGTTGGCGATGTGCGAGAAACCATCAACGCCGCCTGCAGTTATGGCCCCAAAcgag GCGATTTCAATGTTCTTGAGCATGTAAGAGTTGATGAGGACATTTCAAGCAAATTAATGTGTGCGCACAGCTCTTTCCATGCTGCAGTGCTGATGATGCTGGGATGGCATGTCTTATTCTAA
- the LOC131021021 gene encoding 60S ribosomal protein L29-1-like has translation MAKSKNHTAHNQSHKAHRNGIKKPKRQRNSSTKGMDPKFLRNQRYARKHMKQSGDAESQE, from the exons ATGGCGAAATCGAAGAATCACACCGCGCACAACCAGTCGCACAAGGCTCACCGGAATGGAATCAAGAAGCCGAAGCGACAGCGTAACAGCTCCACCAAAGGG ATGGATCCGAAGTTCTTGAGAAACCAGAGGTACGCCAGGAAGCACATGAAGCAGAGCGGCGATGCTGAAAGCCAGGAATAG
- the LOC131021020 gene encoding 60S ribosomal protein L29-1-like produces the protein MAKSKNHTAHNQSHKAHRNGIKKPKRQRNSSTKGMDPKFLRNQRYARKHMKQSGDAESEE, from the exons ATGGCGAAATCGAAGAATCACACAGCGCACAACCAGTCGCACAAGGCTCACCGTAATGGAATCAAGAAGCCGAAGCGACAGCGTAACAGCTCCACCAAAGGG ATGGACCCCAAGTTCTTGAGGAACCAGAGGTACGCCAGGAAGCACATGAAGCAGAGCGGCGATGCTGAAAGCGAAGAGTAG
- the LOC131021018 gene encoding acetate--CoA ligase CCL3-like encodes MTCVEASVLHYIYIHIRIHALTHLRSTHSGVFMDVPERDIDDLPRNPANYTALTPLGFLERAALVHPTRKSLIHGSISFTWDETYRRCRRLASALASRRVTFGSTVAVIAPNIPAMFEAHFGVPMSGAVLNPVNIRLNAQTIAFLLGHSHSNVIMVDQEFYSLAEEALKIVADKSKDKFKPPTLIVIADANCDKGSLEYALQRGAIEYEAFLGTGDPDFGWKPPEDEWHTIALGYTSGTTSSPKGVVLHHRGAYLMALGNAVIWGIGEEAVYLWTLPMFHCNGWCFPWTLASICATSVCLRQVTAKAVYTAIANLGVTHFCAAPVVLNTIVNASKEDSVLPLPRVVKVMTAGAAPPPSVLSAMQQRGFRVTHTYGLSETYGPSTLCVWKPEWDSLPPEAQARMNARQGVRYVCLEGLDVVDTQTMKPVPADGTTVGEIVFRGNVVMKGYLRNPKANEEAFANGWYHSGDLAVKHPDNYIEIKDRSKDIIISGGENISSVEVENVLYQHEAILEVSVVARPDERWGESPCAFVTLKPGADASDQRRLAEDIMRFSRSKMPAYWVPKSVVFGPLPKTATGKIQKHVLRAKAKEMGPVNKSRL; translated from the exons ATGACATGTGTGGAAGCCTCTGTATTacattacatatatatacatattcgTATACACGCACTAACACACCTCCGCAGCACACACAGTGGCGTCTTCATGGATGTTCCAGAGAGAGACATCGATGATCTTCCGAGGAATCCAGCTAACTACACGGCGCTCACGCCGCTCGGATTCCTGGAGCGGGCGGCGCTCGTTCATCCAACCCGTAAATCATTGATCCACGGCTCCATCAGCTTCACGTGGGACGAAACTTACCGGCGGTGCCGCCGCCTCGCGTCCGCCCTCGCCAGCCGCCGCGTCACCTTCGGTAGTACG GTTGCAGTAATTGCTCCAAATATTCCGGCCATGTTTGAAGCTCATTTTGGAGTTCCCATGTCCGGAGCAGTGCTGAATCCTGTAAATATCCGTCTGAACGCACAGACTATTGCGTTTCTCTTGGGACATTCGCACTCCAATGTAATAATGGTGGATCAAGAGTTCTATTCTTTGGCAGAGGaagctttgaaaattgtggCTGATAAAAGCAAGGACAAATTCAAGCCCCCAACTTTGATCGTCATAGCTGATGCAAACTGTGACAAAGGATCCCTCGAATATGCACTGCAGAGAGGAGCAATTGAATACGAAGCTTTTCTAGGGACTGGCGACCCCGATTTTGGTTGGAAACCGCCTGAGGATGAGTGGCACACCATCGCTCTTGGTTACACCTCTGGCACGACGTCTAGCCCTAAGGGAGTCGTGTTGCATCATCGAGGGGCGTATCTCATGGCCTTAGGTAATGCTGTTATTTGGGGCATCGGTGAGGAAGCTGTCTACTTATGGACTTTGCCTATGTTCCATTGCAATGGTTGGTGTTTCCCGTGGACTCTCGCCTCCATTTGCGCCACAAGCGTTTGCCTCCGACAGGTCACTGCAAAGGCAGTCTACACTGCTATAGCTAACCTCGGTGTTACTCATTTTTGTGCTGCTCCCGTTGTTCTCAACACCATAGTAAACGCCTCGAAGGAAGATTCCGTTCTTCCCCTGCCTCGTGTTGTCAAGGTGATGACAGCCGGTGCAGCTCCGCCCCCTTCTGTTCTCTCCGCAATGCAGCAGAGGGGCTTCAGAGTTACACACACCTACGGCCTCTCGGAGACCTACGGCCCCTCCACCTTATGTGTGTGGAAGCCCGAGTGGGACTCCCTACCCCCCGAGGCTCAGGCCCGTATGAACGCGAGGCAAGGGGTCCGATACGTGTGCCTCGAAGGCTTAGACGTAGTCGACACTCAAACCATGAAGCCCGTCCCCGCTGATGGGACGACGGTCGGAGAGATCGTGTTCCGGGGCAACGTCGTGATGAAGGGATATCTTAGGAATCCGAAGGCGAACGAAGAGGCTTTCGCCAACGGCTGGTATCATTCCGGTGATCTCGCCGTGAAGCATCCCGATAACTACATCGAGATCAAGGATAGATCGAAGGATATTATCATATCCGGAGGCGAAAACAtcagctccgtggaggtggagaACGTCCTCTACCAGCACGAGGCGATTCTCGAAGTCTCGGTTGTGGCCCGGCCGGACGAGCGGTGGGGGGAGTCGCCGTGCGCGTTCGTGACGCTGAAGCCGGGCGCGGACGCTTCCGACCAGCGGAGGCTGGCGGAGGACATAATGAGGTTCAGCCGGTCGAAGATGCCGGCGTACTGGGTCCCGAAATCGGTGGTGTTCGGGCCGCTGCCGAAGACTGCAACGGGGAAGATACAGAAACATGTGCTGAGGGCCAAGGCCAAGGAGATGGGACCTGTGAACAAGAGCAGGTTATGA
- the LOC131021019 gene encoding outer envelope pore protein 16-2, chloroplastic-like has protein sequence MSGSNLETRSLIDELRSFDSGGFFDLGHPLLNRMAESFVRAAGIGAIQAVAREAYFTAVESAGGDVRGSIPPAETGASKKHHRFPDFRAENNHNSVEALA, from the exons ATGTCGGGAAGCAATTTGGAGACTAGATCATTGATCGATGAGCTGCGAAGCTTCGACAGCGGCGGTTTCTTCGATCTCGGCCACCCTCTGCTTAACCGCATGGCTGAAAGCTTCGTAAGAGCTGCTGGG ATCGGAGCGATTCAAGCAGTAGCGCGGGAAGCTTATTTTACAGCAGTGGAAA GTGCCGGTGGAGACGTTAGGGGGAGCATCCCTCCGGCCGAGACCGGTGCCTCGAAGAAGCATCATCGGTTCCCGGATTTTAGAG CTGAAAACAACCACAACTCTGTGGAAGCATTG GCTTAG